A single region of the Lepus europaeus isolate LE1 chromosome 1, mLepTim1.pri, whole genome shotgun sequence genome encodes:
- the LOC133762224 gene encoding putative ankyrin repeat domain-containing protein 19: MRKVVWWDSKKSSVGCENGIEAQFGYRIRCKHLRKLHKAASEGDVARVQHLFLLKKSSTNDRDRKNRTALHLACANGHSEVVMLLLERKCMINVTDNNSMTPLMKAVQSHEEKCARILLDHGADPNVIDENGNTALHYAAYCENVAIAKQLLLRSADIEVRNKDGFTPLLLAISENGEEIAEFLIKKGANIHAVDKIKRTALMLAAQYRSTKIVRLLLEKGIDASYLDMYGWPAKKFARVTFNLANLQLILDYEDEHRYKMLEKNNLGCTVSR, from the coding sequence ATGAGGAAAGTTGTCTGGTGGGATTCAAAGAAGTCCTCCGTCGGGTGCGAGAATGGGATTGAGGCCCAATTCGGCTACCGCATCCGATGCAAGCACCTCCGGAAGCTCCACAAGGCTGCCAGTGAAGGGGACGTAGCCAGGGTCCAGCACCTCTTCTTGCTGAAGAAAAGCAGCACGAATGACCGCGACAGGAAGAACAGGACTGCCCTGCATTTGGCATGCGCCAATGGTCATTCAGAAGTGGTGATGCTCCTTCTTGAAAGAAAATGCATGATCAATGTCACTGACAATAACAGCATGACACCTCTGATGAAGGCTGTTCAGAGCCATGAAGAAAAATGTGCACGAATTCTACTCGATCACGGGGCTGATCCAAATGTTATAGATGAGAATGGCAACACAGCCCTCCACTATGCAGCCTACTGTGAGAATGTTGCAATAGCAAAACAATTACTCTTACGAAGTGCCGATATTGAAGTGAGGAACAAGGATGGCTTCACACCACTATTACTTGCAATATCTGAAAATGGTGAGGAGATAGCAGAATTTTTGATTAAGAAAGGAGCCAATATTCATGCTGTTGATAAGATTAAACGGACGGCTCTCATGCTGGCCGCACAATATAGATCTACTAAGATAGTAAGGCTTCTTCTAGAAAAAGGAATTGATGCCTCTTACTTAGACATGTATGGATGGCCTGCAAAGAAGTTTGCTCGTGTTACATTCAATCTAGCTAATCTCCAGCTAATTCTGGATTATGAAgatgaacacagatacaaaatGCTTGAAAAGAATAATCTAGGCTGTACAGTGTCGCGCTGA